The sequence GCCTGGCGCCCGAGACGGCGGAGACCGGGTTTTTGAGGTCGGTGGGCGCGTAGGCGGCGCCGCACACCTCGCAGTTGTCGCCGTACTGGTCGAGCGCGCCGCACTTGGGGCATTCGCCCTTGATGAAGCGGTCGGGCAGGAACATGGCCTTGACCGGGTCGTAGAACTGCTCGATGGCGCGGGTTTCGATCAGGCCGGCGGCCTGCAGCTTGCCGTAGATGTCTTCGGCAAACTGGCGGTTCTCGGCGCTGTGCGTGGAGTGGTAGTTGTCGAAGGCGACGTCGAAGTCGGTGAAGTCGCGCAGGTGTTCGCCGTGCACGCGGTTGATGAGCTGCTCGGGCGTGATGTCTTCCTTCTCGGCGCGCAGCATGACCGGCGTGCCGTGGGTGTCGTCGGCGCACACATAGTGCACGGTGTGCCCCTGCATGCGCTGGTAACGCACCCAGATGTCGGCCTGGATGTAGCCGACTAGGTGGCCGAGGTGGATATCGCCGTTGGCGTAGGGCAGGGCGTTGGTGACGAGGATGTTGCGCGACATGGTTTCCTGCGCTGGCGGTCAAAGACCGCAAGTTTAGCAAAGGCGGGCGGGCTCGCGGCGGGTGGCGCGCGGCGGATGTGCCGGATCAGGGCAACGGGGTGAGGAACAGCTCGACCCGGCGGTTGCGTGCGCGACCCTCGGGCGTGTCGTTGTCGGCCACCGGCTCGGCCTCGCCGCGCCCGTCGGCGCTGAGGCGCACCGGGTCGATGCCGCCCTGGTCAATCAACGCCACGCGCACGGCTTTGGCGCGGGCACGTGACAGCTGCATGTTGTAGCCCTCGCGGCCGTTGCTGTCGGTGTGGCCGACGATCCGCACCATCAGCCCGGGGTGTTGCTGCAGCACGGCGCTGATGCGCCCGAGCAGGGACATGAAGCTGGCGGTGGGCGTGGCGCTGTCGCTGCCGAAGGCGGCGTCGTCTTCGAGCGTCAGCTGCAGCGTGTTGTCGGGCATGGTCTGGAAGCGGGCCTTGCCGGTCTGTGTGTCGGTCCCCAGCGCGGTCATGACGGGCGTCCAGTCGAACGCGCGGCGGCGGGGCTGCTCGGCGACGGCGTCGATGGTGCCGGGGGCGCTGGCCGGCGGCTGGCTGGCGCAGCCGGCGAGCACGGCGGCGGCGAGGATCAGGGGGGCAACGTGGCGGTGGATCAGGCGCATGGCGGTGGATGGCGGGCTGTTGGAAGGGCGTGGCGCACCACGGACTCGGGCCGGAAGGATAACCCTGTTCGCGTCAGGGGAGGCGAATGGAGCCGGCTTCGGTATGATGCGCCTGTTGGGCAGTTCGGACTGCCCGTTCCCTCTGTGGAGTCAGGATGGATATCGATCGAGATCAGATTCAGGCAGCGCTCAAGAACGTGGTGGACCCCAATACGGGCAAGGACTTCGTCAGCAGCCGCTGCGTTCGTGACATCGCCATCGACGGCGGCAAGGTGACCGTGGCGATCGAGCTGGGCTACCCGGCGCGCAGCCAGGAAGGCGCACTGAAAACCTTGCTGGCCGAGGCGGTGCAAGCGGTGGCGGGCGTGACGGCGGTGGATGTCTCGCTGAGCACCAAGATCGTGGCGCATGCCGTTCAGCATGGCGTGAAGCTGCTCGCCGGGGTGAAGAACATCATCGCCGTGGCCTCGGGCAAGGGCGGCGTCGGCAAGAGCACCACGGCGGTCAACCTGGCGCTGGCGCTGGCGGCCGAAGGCGCGCGGGTGGGCGTGCTGGATGCAGACATCTATGGCCCGTCGCAGCCGC comes from Denitromonas sp. and encodes:
- a CDS encoding OmpA family protein, with protein sequence MRLIHRHVAPLILAAAVLAGCASQPPASAPGTIDAVAEQPRRRAFDWTPVMTALGTDTQTGKARFQTMPDNTLQLTLEDDAAFGSDSATPTASFMSLLGRISAVLQQHPGLMVRIVGHTDSNGREGYNMQLSRARAKAVRVALIDQGGIDPVRLSADGRGEAEPVADNDTPEGRARNRRVELFLTPLP